In Camelina sativa cultivar DH55 chromosome 16, Cs, whole genome shotgun sequence, a single window of DNA contains:
- the LOC104752635 gene encoding probable kinetochore protein NUF2, whose product MSPYEYPRLSRPEIITALKDAQIASITDDDFKNPTLDFVSELYIRLLIYLDVLKEEEKGQVDFEALQELENPDHHVTSLQYSDLYCKVKDMLDMVECPLLMNYKDLIRPEPSRTEFFISSFVNYALHRDSKMNKIKEKAEELTLLDEERKQSEAQIAQLNAEIGEFDEAVERDLPFVQELEASIEELNQTILGLNNQQMSLRATFQQMREKSTQMDNEISKAEFDLVQTVQPNANLRSQIVQSPDKLQGALEEKKIVLGETKKAEQSALETFQEKAAILEVYEKAFKKISKSSSQLQLINEQVTNAKAVEKEFKALKAKLSEDGVVDKSVEAKVVERERKVGQLNESLKQLEKEKAVMFDDWTKQLNNLNVEVESRRRELEARQTDVESVVAVVDDNTAKIKQVRQSGEAKVKHLAAKYEEIVKQFREYEVSFDALLPSL is encoded by the exons ATGTCACCGTACGAGTATCCGAGGTTATCACGTCCCGAAATCATCACTGCCCTCAAGGATGCTCAGATTGCGAGCATTACGGACGACGATTTCAAAAACCCTACTCTCGACTTCGTCTCTGAGCTTTACATCAGACTTCTTATCTATCTCGACGTCCTCAAAGA AGAAGAGAAAGGGCAAGTCGATTTTGAGGCTTTGCAGGAATTGGAGAATCCAGATCATCATGTCACCTCACTGCAATATTCGGATCTCTATTGCAAAGTGAAAGATATGCTAGATATGGTGGAGTGTCCATTACTGATGAATTACAAGGATCTGATACGCCCCGAACCATCCCGGACCGAGTTTTTCATCAGTTCATTTGTGAACTATGCTCTACACAG AGAttcaaaaatgaataaaataaaagaaaaggcTGAGGAGTTGACTCTCCTTGATGAGGAGCGGAAGCAGTCGGAGGCACAGATTGCCCAG TTGAATGCAGagattggagaatttgatgaagCCGTTGAAAGGGATTTACCCTTTGTCCAAGAGCTAGAAGCGAGCATTGAAGAACTCAATCAGACTATATTAGGACTGAATAATCAGCAGATGTCACTGAGAGCTACCTTCCAACAAATGAGAGAGAAGAGTACACAGATGGATAACGAG ATTTCCAAAGCAGAGTTTGATCTTGTGCAAACTGTCCAACCAAATGCAAACCTCCGCTCACAAATTGTTCAATCTCCAGACAAATTGCAG GGAGCtttagaagagaagaagatagtaCTTGGGGAAACAAAGAAAGCTGAGCAATCAGCACTGGAAACTTTCCAGGAAAAGGCTGCCATTCTTGAGGTTTATGAAAAG GCCTTCAAGAAAATTTCAAAGTCATCTTCGCAACTGCAATTAATTAACGAACAG GTAACCAATGCGAAAGCTGTTGAGAAAGAATTCAAAGCTCTTAAAGCTAAGTTGAGCGAAGATGGAGTAGTGGACAAATCAGTTGAGGCGAAAGTGGTTGAGCGGGAAAGAAAAG TGGGACAGTTGAACGAATCATTGAAAcaattagagaaagaaaaagctgTCATGTTTGATGATTGGACAAAACAATTGAATAACCTAAACGTGGAGGTTGAATCCAGAAGACGTGAACTTGAAGCCAGGCAAACGGATGTGGAATCAGTAGTAGCTGTG GTTGATGACAATACTGCCAAGATTAAGCAGGTAAGACAGTCAGGAGAAGCTAAAGTGAAACATTTAGCCGCTAAATATGAAGAGATCGTGAAGCAG TTTCGTGAATACGAGGTGTCCTTTGATGCGCTTCTACCAAGTCTATGA
- the LOC104752636 gene encoding N-carbamoylputrescine amidase-like isoform X2, with amino-acid sequence MEMEGRRREVVVSSLQFACSDDISTNVATAERLVREAHAKGANIVLIQELFEGYYFCQAQREEFFQRAKPYKNHPTIARMQNLAKELGVVIPVSFFEEANNAHYNSIAIIDADGTDLGIYRKSHIPDGPGYQEKFYFNPGDTGFKVFQTKFAKIGVAICWDQWFPEAARAMVLQGAEVLFYPTAIGSEPQDQGLDSRDHWRRVMQGHAGANVVPLVASNRIGKEVIETEHGPSQITFYGTSFVAGPTGEIVAEADDNSEAVLVAQFDLEKIKSKRQSWGVFRDRRPDLYKVLLTMDGNL; translated from the exons atggaaatggaaggaagaagacgagaagTGGTTGTTTCATCTCTGCAATTCGCTTGCTCCGACGATATCTCCACCAATGTCGCCACCGCTGAGCG GTTGGTCAGGGAAGCTCACGCTAAAGGAGCCAACATCGTTCTTATTCAG gAACTTTTTGAGGGATATTACTTCTGTCAAGCGCAAAGAGAGGAGTTCTTTCAGCGAGCCAAGCCTTACAAGAACCATCCTACCATTGCGAG GATGCAGAATCTGGCAAAGGAATTGGGTGTAGTGATACCGGTTAGCTTCTTTGAGGAAGCAAACAATGCACATTACAATTCAATAGCCATCATTGATGCTGATGGTACTGACTTGGGTATTTATAGGAAGTCACATATTCCTGATGGACCTG GTTATCAAGAGAAGTTTTATTTCAATCCTGGAGACACTGGTTTTAAG GTTTTCCAGACAAAGTTTGCAAAAATTGGAGTTG CTATATGTTGGGATCAGTGGTTTCCTGAGGCTGCTCGAGCTATGGTTCTACAGGGTGCTGAAGTACTGTTTTATCCCACTGCTATTGGTTCTGAACCTCAAGACCAGGGATTGGATTCACGTGATCATTGGAGGAGAGTTATGCAAGGGCATGCTGGAGCTAATGTG GTGCCTCTTGTAGCTTCGAACCGCATAGGGAAGGAAGTAATTGAAACTGAACATGGACCCAGTCAGATCACTTTTTATGGAACTTCTTTCGTTGCCG GACCAACAGGTGAAATTGTTGCTGAGGCGGATGATAATTCGGAAGCCGTTCTCGTGGCACAGTTTGATCTTGAGAAGATCAAGTCGAAAAGGCAAAGCTGGGGAGTGTTCCGTGACCGTCGTCCAGATTTGTACAAGGTGCTTCTTACTATGGATGGTAATCTCTGA
- the LOC104752636 gene encoding N-carbamoylputrescine amidase-like isoform X1, translated as MEMEGRRREVVVSSLQFACSDDISTNVATAERFVSLSLTINLSLSPLSLSSSSVCNFDFGMYLRIELFYILCRLVREAHAKGANIVLIQELFEGYYFCQAQREEFFQRAKPYKNHPTIARMQNLAKELGVVIPVSFFEEANNAHYNSIAIIDADGTDLGIYRKSHIPDGPGYQEKFYFNPGDTGFKVFQTKFAKIGVAICWDQWFPEAARAMVLQGAEVLFYPTAIGSEPQDQGLDSRDHWRRVMQGHAGANVVPLVASNRIGKEVIETEHGPSQITFYGTSFVAGPTGEIVAEADDNSEAVLVAQFDLEKIKSKRQSWGVFRDRRPDLYKVLLTMDGNL; from the exons atggaaatggaaggaagaagacgagaagTGGTTGTTTCATCTCTGCAATTCGCTTGCTCCGACGATATCTCCACCAATGTCGCCACCGCTGAGCGGTTCgtctccctctctctcactatcaatctctctctctctcctctctctctctcatcttcctccGTTTGTAATTTCGATTTTGGTATGTATCTGAGAATTGAattgttttacattttatgCAGGTTGGTCAGGGAAGCTCACGCTAAAGGAGCCAACATCGTTCTTATTCAG gAACTTTTTGAGGGATATTACTTCTGTCAAGCGCAAAGAGAGGAGTTCTTTCAGCGAGCCAAGCCTTACAAGAACCATCCTACCATTGCGAG GATGCAGAATCTGGCAAAGGAATTGGGTGTAGTGATACCGGTTAGCTTCTTTGAGGAAGCAAACAATGCACATTACAATTCAATAGCCATCATTGATGCTGATGGTACTGACTTGGGTATTTATAGGAAGTCACATATTCCTGATGGACCTG GTTATCAAGAGAAGTTTTATTTCAATCCTGGAGACACTGGTTTTAAG GTTTTCCAGACAAAGTTTGCAAAAATTGGAGTTG CTATATGTTGGGATCAGTGGTTTCCTGAGGCTGCTCGAGCTATGGTTCTACAGGGTGCTGAAGTACTGTTTTATCCCACTGCTATTGGTTCTGAACCTCAAGACCAGGGATTGGATTCACGTGATCATTGGAGGAGAGTTATGCAAGGGCATGCTGGAGCTAATGTG GTGCCTCTTGTAGCTTCGAACCGCATAGGGAAGGAAGTAATTGAAACTGAACATGGACCCAGTCAGATCACTTTTTATGGAACTTCTTTCGTTGCCG GACCAACAGGTGAAATTGTTGCTGAGGCGGATGATAATTCGGAAGCCGTTCTCGTGGCACAGTTTGATCTTGAGAAGATCAAGTCGAAAAGGCAAAGCTGGGGAGTGTTCCGTGACCGTCGTCCAGATTTGTACAAGGTGCTTCTTACTATGGATGGTAATCTCTGA